One genomic segment of Deltaproteobacteria bacterium includes these proteins:
- a CDS encoding PIN domain-containing protein — protein sequence MSKIFVDTNILVYALDNQDKKKKRKSRALLLELRSSGLMVISTQVMQEFFVVATTKLGLEPLMAKDILRTLENSEVVTVDIDIIRDAIDCSVLNKISFWDALIVASAAAAKCAVLWSEDLNHGQLLQGVRVKNPFVEVTP from the coding sequence ATGTCTAAGATATTTGTCGATACGAATATCCTCGTCTATGCCCTAGATAATCAAGATAAAAAGAAAAAGCGAAAAAGTCGCGCGTTACTTCTTGAGTTGCGCTCGAGCGGTTTAATGGTGATTTCAACTCAAGTGATGCAAGAGTTTTTTGTGGTGGCAACCACTAAGTTGGGGCTTGAGCCTCTCATGGCGAAGGACATTCTGCGAACGCTTGAAAATAGCGAAGTAGTTACGGTCGACATTGATATCATAAGGGACGCAATAGATTGCAGTGTTCTAAACAAAATATCGTTTTGGGATGCGTTAATCGTAGCAAGTGCGGCGGCGGCAAAGTGTGCGGTATTGTGGTCCGAGGATCTAAATCACGGCCAGCTACTTCAGGGCGTCAGAGTTAAGAACCCTTTTGTAGAAGTAACGCCGTAA
- a CDS encoding ATP-binding protein, which yields MWINREISSVLPELHASKPVLLITGARQTGKTSLCQEIFPQHSYVSLDLPRIAEEADESGEAFLANYGEPLIIDEVQYAPKLFRYLKHAVDTKRNANGRYILTGSQKFSLMSQVSESLAGRVSIVELHTLSLSELERSSNKRIEGSQLQQSMFLGGFPGLHASDLKPHRFFGDYVATYLERDVRQAIRVQNLRDFDRFMRMVAIRTGQLLSMNSLAADLGVSPSTIKSWLSVLEASQIICLLEPYYNNPGKRIVKTPKLYFLDTGLACFLAGLRSDEDLRSSALLGPMFETLVLGQIIRWHTNRGLRPQVYFYRDHYGLEVDFVLPVGEKLKLYECKWAETPNKVTKAFSEMTKIFGEENILTKSIITPVRGSRRAQDGIIIEDCVDLLSLAT from the coding sequence ATGTGGATTAATAGAGAAATTTCTAGTGTTTTGCCGGAATTGCACGCGAGTAAGCCGGTTTTGTTGATAACTGGGGCGAGGCAGACTGGGAAAACTAGTCTTTGCCAAGAAATATTTCCCCAGCATTCTTATGTTTCTCTCGATCTTCCGCGCATAGCTGAAGAAGCCGATGAGTCTGGGGAGGCGTTTTTGGCTAACTATGGCGAGCCTTTGATAATTGATGAGGTTCAGTATGCCCCTAAGCTTTTTCGTTATTTAAAACATGCCGTCGATACTAAGCGAAACGCAAATGGCAGATACATTCTAACCGGTTCGCAGAAGTTTAGCTTAATGTCTCAGGTTAGTGAAAGTCTTGCTGGAAGAGTATCTATAGTTGAGCTTCATACTCTGTCGCTTTCGGAGCTTGAGCGCTCGAGCAATAAAAGGATTGAAGGATCTCAATTGCAGCAAAGCATGTTTTTAGGGGGCTTTCCGGGTTTGCACGCAAGTGACCTCAAACCACATAGGTTTTTTGGCGATTACGTTGCAACGTACTTAGAGAGAGATGTTCGTCAGGCAATACGAGTGCAAAATCTTCGCGATTTTGATCGCTTTATGCGAATGGTGGCGATACGTACGGGTCAGCTTCTTTCGATGAATTCGCTCGCAGCGGATCTTGGTGTGAGTCCAAGTACGATAAAGAGTTGGTTATCGGTTCTTGAGGCTTCGCAGATAATATGTTTGCTTGAGCCGTACTACAACAATCCTGGCAAAAGAATCGTAAAGACCCCGAAGCTGTATTTTCTGGATACCGGACTTGCCTGTTTTCTAGCAGGGCTAAGATCGGACGAGGATCTCCGCTCCAGTGCTCTGCTAGGCCCAATGTTTGAAACTCTCGTACTGGGGCAAATAATTCGTTGGCACACTAACCGTGGGCTGAGGCCACAAGTGTATTTTTACCGAGATCACTATGGCCTCGAAGTTGATTTTGTGCTGCCCGTAGGCGAAAAGCTAAAGTTATACGAGTGTAAGTGGGCGGAAACCCCGAACAAGGTAACTAAAGCGTTTAGCGAGATGACAAAAATATTTGGCGAGGAAAACATTTTGACTAAAAGCATTATTACCCCAGTGCGGGGAAGTCGAAGAGCCCAAGATGGTATCATAATAGAAGATTGCGTCGATTTGCTAAGTCTAGCCACATAA